The proteins below come from a single Bombyx mori chromosome 19, ASM3026992v2 genomic window:
- the CPR17 gene encoding cuticular protein RR-1 motif 17 precursor, with product MQLLVISALFGLAAAAYSPAYPEQSNRPQASFEKNARILALDSDVKEDSFRYNYETENGIKAEEQGREVDGIEAQGGFQYTGDDGQVYAISYAAGQGGFQAQGAHIPTAPPTPEAILKALEQNARDEAAGIIDDGQYNPGKYGDASFPQQQYRAQAQASASYRQPYKY from the exons ATGCAATTG TTAGTGATCTCCGCTCTTTTCGGGCTGGCTGCCGCTGCTTACTCACCAGCTTACCCCGAGCAGTCGAACCGCCCTCAGGCTTCCTTCGAGAAGAACGCCAGAATCCTCGCCTTGGACTCTGATGTCAAAGAAGACTCCTTCAGATACAACTATGAAACGGAAAACGGCATCAAGGCTGAGGAACAAGGTCGCGAG GTCGACGGCATCGAAGCTCAAGGAGGTTTCCAATACACTGGCGATGATGGTCAAGTTTATGCTATCAGCTACGCAGCTGGTCAAGGCGGTTTCCAGGCCCAGGGCGCTCACATCCCTACTGCTCCCCCCACTCCTGAAGCTATCCTGAAGGCTTTGGAGCAGAACGCCCGAGATGAGGCCGCTGGCATCATCGATGACG GCCAGTACAACCCTGGAAAATACGGTGACGCTAGTTTCCCCCAGCAGCAGTACAGAGCGCAGGCCCAAGCGTCAGCCAGCTACAGACAGCCCTACAAGTACTAA